A part of Terriglobales bacterium genomic DNA contains:
- the trmD gene encoding tRNA (guanosine(37)-N1)-methyltransferase TrmD, whose translation MKFEILTIFPDFFRGPFEHGIVRRAREASLIDIQVRDLRAFTRDKHRTVDDRPFGGGEGMVLKPEPIFECAESLGIASRADRKAGTVNESVVLLSPQGELFTQKVAEEFAGLERLAIICGRYEGVDERVAEHLADREISLGDFVLSGGELGAALIVDAVSRLVPGALGNEASSKQESFSSRRAAKTAGEPDATCASGGLLDYPHYTRPAEFRGLPVPEVLVQGDHEAIRKWRRRRALEKTLRNRPDLLTGVALSKEDEDLLADLRAAGRKAAL comes from the coding sequence CACGATCTTCCCGGATTTCTTCCGTGGCCCGTTCGAACACGGCATCGTGCGCCGGGCGCGCGAAGCTTCGCTCATTGACATCCAAGTGCGCGACCTGCGGGCCTTCACCCGCGACAAGCATCGCACGGTCGACGATCGTCCCTTCGGCGGTGGCGAGGGCATGGTCCTCAAGCCCGAGCCCATCTTCGAGTGTGCCGAGTCGCTGGGCATCGCCTCGCGGGCGGACCGCAAAGCCGGTACGGTGAACGAATCCGTCGTCCTGCTTTCGCCGCAAGGCGAGCTCTTCACCCAGAAGGTGGCGGAGGAGTTTGCCGGGCTTGAGCGGCTGGCCATCATCTGCGGCCGCTACGAGGGCGTGGACGAGCGCGTGGCCGAGCATCTGGCGGACCGCGAGATCTCGCTCGGCGACTTCGTGCTCTCCGGCGGCGAGCTCGGTGCGGCGCTCATCGTCGACGCGGTCTCGCGCCTCGTGCCGGGCGCGCTCGGCAACGAGGCCTCGTCGAAGCAGGAAAGCTTCAGCTCCCGGCGCGCCGCGAAGACGGCCGGCGAGCCGGATGCGACCTGCGCCTCGGGCGGATTGCTCGACTATCCGCACTACACGCGGCCGGCCGAGTTCCGCGGCCTGCCGGTGCCGGAGGTCCTCGTCCAGGGTGACCACGAGGCCATCCGCAAGTGGCGTCGCCGCCGCGCGCTGGAGAAGACGTTGCGCAATCGGCCCGACCTCCTCACCGGGGTCGCGCTGAGCAAGGAAGACGAAGATCTGCTCGCTGACCTTCGGGCAGCGGGTCGAAAAGCGGCGCTTTAG